The proteins below come from a single Lepeophtheirus salmonis chromosome 4, UVic_Lsal_1.4, whole genome shotgun sequence genomic window:
- the Non3 gene encoding ribosome production factor 2 homolog encodes MGVIQRVVKPRNKKSRRALEEREPKAIETLKQALIIRGSHTSETVREVLKDLATLKKPHAISFSKKNDYRPFEDPVPIETIGVRADASLFVLGNKTKKRPNNLTFGRTFDGKLLDMVELGIDHYVPLSQFDSDSKIDSGIKPCLIFNGPLFDTVPELARLKSIFIDFFRGPIVNKIRLAGIEHCLSFTAVSETKVSLRSYKIAMKKSGTRFPRIELIDMGPHMDCSLRRTHLASEDLMKSALKKVKNINKVKKIKNVSKDGLDNTFGRVHIQSQKVGEIQTRKRRALKPSLEEKKEAASQKAKEVEEAHRKNVEAVFMETD; translated from the exons ATGGGTGTCATTCAGCGTGTTGTTAAGCCACGAAATAAGAAATCTCGACGAGCACTCGAGGAACGAGAGCCAAAGGCAATCGAGACTCTTAAACAAGCTTTGATTATTAGGGGTTCTCATACTTCCGAGACGGTTAGAGAAGTTCTCAAGGATTTGGCGACTCTTAAAAAACCGCATGCCAttagtttttctaaaaagaatgaTTATAGGCCCTTTGAGGATCCAGTACCCATCGAAACAATAG GTGTAAGGGCGGACGCGAGTCTCTTTGTCCTTGGCAATAAGACGAAGAAGCGCCCCAACAATCTCACTTTCGGTCGAACTTTCGATGGGAAACTTCTGGATATGGTAGAACTAGGAATTGATCACTACGTTCCACTCTCACAGTTTGACTCTGACTCTAAAATAGACTCTGGAATAAAACCCTGCCTCATATTTAATGGACCGCTCTTTGACACTGTCCCCGAGTTAGCACGCCTCAAGtccattttcattgattttttccgTGGCCCTATCGTAAACAAAATACGACTGGCTGGAATTGAGCATTGTCTATCCTTTACTGCTGTTTCGGAAACAAAGGTTTCCTTACGGAGCTATAAAATTGCGATGAAGAAATCTGGCACTCGTTTTCCACGTATAGAATTAATCGATATGGGACCTCACATGGATTGTTCTCTTCGTAGAACGCACTTGGCATCTGAGGATCTCATGAAGTCTGCTCTTAAGAAAGTTAAAAACATTAACAAAGTCAAGAAAATTAAGAACGTTTCAAAGGATGGTCTTGATAATACCTTTGGACGTGTTCATATTCAATCGCAAAAGGTGGGAGAGATTCAAACTAGAAAGAGGAGGGCTCTTAAGCCCTCTTTGGAGGAAAAGAAAGAGGCTGCCTCTCAAAAAGCTAAAGAAGTAGAGGAAGCACATCGGAAAAATGTCGAAGCGGTTTTCATGGAAACCGACTAA
- the LOC121116217 gene encoding nucleolar pre-ribosomal-associated protein 1, whose translation MTTKKRKLERQDEPMPKKTHLESETVVKDNFILVDDIRNSKKHIDVLRFIATHGEESVKEFVSTGGKSNDITMELDLIDKAKPPLVQAIFEASEKFIVYAPSAFASELVHNILHDHMSYIITYLSQNSPLALKKTVLRLLTTMVATGNESSAKDLLLKLNFDHIYFEQLFLAEYNEGRKAYIYFLLSFFISQSPPIIKEFIDKGGKRLAEIFNGLHKDSVELVLFVMEVLKDKLMMNSNISKTSKMKIFNTSVLKRISNLLCNDNGWTDDDASNVMAVKDSIMEFLITSLTSPKTGLIFLDESVGNSGQNRNLLLLTFLQTLKTPWENERWEKIVITCLSKCPDQLRPYLNSLSPSAPRDSNSWFKISNFFRVLMNEIELESKVMSSSMNKKFLIATLSNVAFPEVIIKEVVKPALKASLPVQRSGIDILIDLVYKVEGLLWKTEKAGVTGSSIRTQLIRRFKERIPPLDDILSFWKYEMSVSELDGEYLCKTAKILDFYLNFLRLECDAVENLLSDIQKLNKSVETNKATLFFLKYQASSFTIKNHFNDNYIEILFNVALKSEDENLRNLSTTTLYQIFGIQNGLTKRSVEFEIFLSVCRETDLSYSTIIQILNPKNYIVSDLNDEILELKNKISQPEECSGLTRKNQIVEQFLDRLIDNDDDNVMDILHDTISPKNSLQNTINFELSPLTMIFLKSYNHSHHTWIIKYLRYLSYSQEDIENFILCVENFIKDENLTSHFNAFRFGGLNQLDDEKNIKIESLSALIIITKLSLMYKFNRRTQSEMDIINELKNLLNSSKDIRKCILTESQVLLNLFKPYSDKHSDLNCMILDVLDGNQCSTEQTVFKKRFLKDFKECDGLESISAELLDQYLKVFGFDPTDINCMMEVLIQGKKPDNANWLLHFTKLLLHHSDSLSTHSLKNMVEVIREAIRAGISSPRSNMFLSSFIGFFKKNLDFAINDLNLSDFVHPLLKKDQVPTDLLEFLVSNNINSSAKIFRSIISKDPNLLSSKWESLLTTLVASVKRKAKEKFVCETIVNTLSEAMNNSLLKNDNNCVFRELIIVILEHFPKLNMIEKLNLDFGSDFIPSLGTACCLMTMANNESLSSKHFANKVLIPCLKMYCQKLKDPSGLSVDQMQDCYNCFSKMLRFDLHKVMAYIVKRKTDFWINTVRIFLKHGLKMDLTLKANLRGLSIMSELIKFSYTEKHEHLTTIYEMINGHSNFLKLLLSMQAGEDVFSLMKKDLLLLINSIVSISPELVSQEHIPLYLGAYGSSLSQADQCILSILKIHEKKHSFASFQPIVWGSLAISRYTIGTSEKKNLWKVPRCSEILGLIDADKMYETAINFPIEMTLFNENTFYENDPSKYDPRFYLQLFSSLCSSERYIDKHLKLQEYGALALALASISSKDEDMRALGYTVLSRIFRQFEATKFAKEKMIWIHFFNLIRNGARESKNSKTDYLRIPSIVSVFLVRTVRILKNPLHYMYKPLSHFLLAKPFLDLFNVPDFLNLFHSIVNASESDDTPRKWILEVIEDGLKDYLDYYILLKVRIIRVLLSFNGSILSTNEEEIFNIIEKCLRLKDGALDLIQSQGFLIWCLSKRSSQKKCINLLRTSWNTISTDDSLLTHDLLLQFVCVIKGLLYAGYTDSTLFDLLGSILNKGKANGIEKSIFSKDEFLQIVPRRENVLDSFNNVLLIMS comes from the coding sequence ATGactactaaaaaaagaaaattggaaagGCAAGATGAGCCTATGCCGAAAAAAACACACCTGGAATCTGAGACAGTTGTAAAAGATAATTTCATTCTTGTGGATGATATTCGTAATAGCAAGAAGCACATTGATGTCCTTCGTTTTATTGCTACTCACGGTGAGGAATCTGTTAAGGAATTTGTCTCCACTGGAGGAAAGTCGAATGATATAACTATGGAATTGGACTTGATTGATAAAGCTAAACCACCTCTTGTTCAAGCCATTTTTGAAGCTTCTGAAAAGTTTATAGTTTATGCACCTTCAGCCTTTGCGTCTGAATTGGTGCATAATATACTACACGATCATATGAGTTATATCATAACGTATCTGTCCCAAAACAGTCCCTTAGCACTTAAAAAAACGGTTCTCAGACTATTGACAACCATGGTTGCCACGGGAAATGAGAGTTCTGCTAAGGATCTACTCCTTAAACTTAATTTCGATCATATTTACTTTGAGCAATTATTTCTTGCCGAGTATAATGAAGGTCGCAAggcctacatatattttttactctcaTTCTTTATCTCTCAAAGTCCTCCCATAATCAAAGAATTTATAGATAAAGGAGGCAAAAGGCTAGCTGAGATATTTAATGGGCTTCATAAAGACTCTGTTGAATTAGTTCTTTTCGTTATGGAAGTACTCAAAGACAAACTTATgatgaattcaaatataagcaaaacctcaaaaatgaaaatattcaacacCTCTGTTTTGAAAAGGATATCTAATTTGTTATGTAATGACAATGGATGGACTGATGATGACGCTTCCAACGTCATGGCTGTTAAAGACTCgattatggaatttttgataACTTCATTAACCTCTCCTAAAACTGGTCTTATATTTTTGGATGAGTCAGTGGGAAATTCAGGGCAAAATCGTAATTTACTTTTACTTACATTTCTTCAAACATTAAAGACACCGTGGGAGAATGAACGATGGGAGAAAATTGTGATTACTTGTTTATCCAAATGTCCAGATCAATTACGGCCTTATTTGAATTCCTTGAGTCCATCTGCCCCAAGAGATTCAAACAGTTggtttaaaatttcaaatttctttcgAGTACTAATGAATGAAATAGAACTAGAGTCCAAAGTGATGAGTAGTTCAATGAACAAGAAATTCTTGATAGCAACCCTTTCCAATGTTGCTTTCCCAGAGGTGATTATAAAAGAGGTAGTTAAACCAGCATTAAAGGCTAGCTTACCAGTTCAAAGATCAGGGATTGATATTTTGATCGATCTGGTGTATAAAGTTGAAGGCCTTTTATGGAAAACTGAGAAGGCAGGAGTTACAGGATCTTCCATTAGAACACAGCTCATTCGTAGATTTAAAGAGCGTATTCCTCCCTTGGATGATATTTTGAGCTTTTGGAAGTATGAAATGAGTGTTTCCGAGCTGGATGGAGAATACTTATGTAAAACAgctaaaatattggatttttatcttaatttccTTCGCTTGGAGTGTGATGCTGTTGAAAATTTACTAAGTGATATTCAGAAGCTCAATAAATCTGTTGAGACGAATAAAGCAActctcttctttttaaaataccaaGCCTCATCCTTTAcaatcaaaaatcattttaacgaTAACtatattgaaattctatttaatGTAGCTCTTAAATCCGAAGATGAGAACCTTCGAAATCTATCTACAACaactttatatcaaatttttggaattcaGAACGGGTTGACAAAGAGATctgttgaatttgaaatatttttatctgtcTGTAGAGAAACGGATCTAAGTTACTCCACGATTATACAAATTCTTaacccaaaaaattacattgtttcggatttaaatgatgaaatcttagaattgaaaaataaaattagccaACCAGAAGAGTGTTCAGGATTGACAAGAAAAAATCAGATTGTTGAACAATTTCTTGATCGATTAATCGACAACGATGACGATAATGTTATGGACATACTCCATGATACTATAAgtccaaaaaatagtttacaaAACACTATTAACTTTGAGTTGAGTCCGCTAACAATGATCTTTCTAAAGAGTTACAATCACTCACATCACACATGGATAATTAAGTATCTTCGTTATTTAAGTTATTCCCAGGAGGATATTGAGAACTTCATTTTGTGTGTGGAAAACTttataaaagatgaaaatttaaCATCACACTTCAATGCATTCAGATTCGGAGGATTAAATCAATtagatgatgaaaaaaatattaagattgaGTCCCTCTCCGCTCTCATTATCATTACAAAGCTTAGTCTCATGTATAAATTTAATCGTCGGACTCAAAGTGAAATGgatataattaatgaacttAAAAATTTGCTCAATTCCTCAAAAGATATACGCAAATGTATATTGACTGAAAGTCAagtccttttaaatttattcaaacctTATTCAGATAAACATTCCGACTTAAACTGCATGATTTTAGATGTTTTGGATGGTAATCAATGCTCAACAGAACAAACCGTGTTTAAAAAGAGGTTCCTTAAAGATTTTAAGGAATGCGATGGCCTTGAGTCAATTTCTGCAGAACTGCTTGACCAATACTTAAAAGTGTTTGGATTTGATCCAACTGATATCAATTGTATGATGGAAGTTCTTATCCAAGGGAAAAAACCGGATAATGCTAATTGGCTACTTCATTTCACAAAGTTACTCCTCCATCACTCAGACTCACTGAGTactcattctttaaaaaatatggttgaagTAATACGTGAAGCAATTCGTGCTGGGATTTCTTCGCCTCgttcaaatatgtttttgagcTCATTTATAGGATTCTTTAAGAAAAACTTAGATTTTGCaatcaatgatttaaatttGAGTGATTTTGTTCATCCACTTCTGAAAAAAGATCAAGTTCCTACTGATCTATTGGAATTCCTTGTTTCCAACAATATAAATTCATCGgctaaaatatttagaagtataaTTTCTAAGGATCCGAATCTACTTTCATCCAAATGGGAAAGTCTTTTAACAACCTTAGTAGCTTCTGTTAAACGTAAAGCTAAAGAGAAATTTGTTTGTGAGACAATTGTGAATACACTTAGTGAAGCCATGAACAATTCTCTcctaaaaaatgataacaattgTGTCTTTCGAGAATTAATTATCGTCATCTTGGAACATTTTCCAAAACTGAATATGATTGAAAAACTTAATCTGGATTTTGGTAGTGACTTTATTCCAAGTCTTGGCACTGCTTGCTGTTTAATGACTATGGCCAATAATGAATCATTATCTTCCAAGCATTTTGCAAATAAAGTGCTGATTCCTTGTTTAAAAATGTACTGTCAAAAGCTGAAAGATCCTTCAGGGCTCTCCGTTGATCAGATGCAAGATTGctataattgtttttccaaaatgttgAGATTCGATTTACATAAAGTTATGGCTTACATTGTTAAGCGCAAAACAGATTTTTGGATTAATACTgttcgaatttttttaaaacatggaCTCAAAATGGACTTAACGTTGAAGGCAAATCTTAGAGGTCTTTCAATCATGTCAGAGTTAATTAAATTCTCTTATACAGAGAAGCATGAGCACTTGACCACCATTTATGAAATGATTAACGGACATTCTAATTTTCTGAAGCTATTATTATCCATGCAAGCTGGGGAGGATGTTTTTAGCTTGATGAAGAAAGATTTACTTCTTCTCATTAACTCTATTGTTTCTATTTCTCCAGAGTTAGTATCTCAGGAACATATTCCATTGTATTTAGGAGCCTACGGATCATCTCTAAGTCAAGCAGATCAGtgtattttgtctattttaaagATCCATGAGAAAAAGCATAGCTTTGCCTCTTTTCAACCTATTGTTTGGGGTTCTCTTGCAATATCGAGATATACGATTGGAActtctgaaaagaaaaatttatggaaagtCCCACGATGTTCTGAAATCCTTGGTTTAATAGATGCTGATAAAATGTACGAAACTGCAATTAACTTTCCCATAGAAATGACTCTATTTaacgaaaatactttttacgaAAACGATCCTAGTAAATATGATCCTCGCTTTTATCTACAATTATTTTCCTCTTTATGTTCGTCTGAAAGATATATtgataaacatttgaaattgCAAGAATATGGAGCTTTGGCTTTAGCTCTAGCCTCAATAAGTTCTAAAGATGAAGATATGCGAGCCCTTGGTTATACTGTTCTATCCAGGATATTTCGTCAATTTGAAGCTACAAAGTTtgctaaagaaaaaatgatttggatacatttttttaatcttattcgAAATGGAGCTCGTGAATCCAAGAACTCTAAAACTGATTATTTGCGTATTCCATCCATTGTATCTGTCTTCCTCGTTCGAACTGTTCGAATCCTCAAAAATCCTTTGCACTACATGTATAAGCCCTTGTCTCATTTCTTATTAGCCAAGCCCTTCCTCGACTTGTTCAACGTCCcagactttttaaatttgtttcattcTATAGTAAATGCGAGTGAGTCAGATGATACTCCGAGAAAGTGGATACTAGAAGTTATAGAAGATGGATTAAAAGACTACCTCGACTATTACATCTTGTTAAAAGTACGAATTATTAGAGTTCTTCTATCCTTTAATGGTTCAATTTTATCTACTAATGAGgaggaaatatttaatattatagagaAATGTCTCAGACTTAAAGATGGAGCACTAGATCTTATTCAGTCGCAAGGGTTTTTGATTTGGTGCTTAAGTAAGCGCTCTTCTCAAAAGAAGTGTATTAATCTCCTTCGCACCTCCTGGAACACAATATCTACAGATGATTCATTGTTAACCcatgatttattattacaatttgtttGTGTTATAAAAGGACTACTCTACGCAGGTTATACAGATTCGACTTTGTTTGATCTACTAGGATCCATTTTGAATAAAGGGAAGGCAAATGGAAtcgaaaaatcaattttttcaaaagatgaatttcttcaaattgtgccACGCAGGGAGAACG